The Halovivax ruber XH-70 genome includes the window ACGCGGCGACGAAGTACGAACCCGACTTCTACGATCGGCTGGCCGCGACGATCGAGGCCCGCGCGGACCTCGGGTAGTGCCACGGCTGGGAGCTGGAGCGTGGATCGGGAGGAGGCCAGCAGTTTCGGTCGTGTCGGTGAGCCGAGGGAGCGGCTGTGTTGTACCTGGAGAAATACTGTGCGTGTCGCCGGGGCGATTACTCGAGGCTGATGCCCGAACTCTGCTCGGCGGGTTCGAAGACGACCTCGAGCACACCGTTGTTGTACGTCGCGCTCGCGGTGTGTTCGTTGACCCGCCGGGGGAGCGAGACACGCTCGTCGTACTCGCGGTGGTCACTTCGGGCGGAGATAGTCAGGGTCTTGCCGTCGCACTCGAGTTCGATGTTGTCCTTCTCGACGCCCGGAAGGTCGGCGACGACGCGGATCTCCGTGTCCGTGTCGTGGACGTCGACGTGGGTGTCGGTGCCGAAGCCGGTATCGACCGTCCCCGCCGAGGACTCGAACTCGACGTTCGCACCCTTCATCATATCGTTCATCATGCGTTCGATCTCACGGAAGAGATCGTCGAAGGGTTCGTCGCGGTCGTCTCGTCTCATAGCGGAAGGTTGCGCCCGACCGTCCAAAAGCTTTCTGTCGGCGAACGGGTTTGCGGTCAGGTGTCGGCGACGGCGGCGCAGCGAGTCGAGACTCGGCGAGTGTCGTCGGTCGGCTACCGGCCGATGTCCATCGCGTCGTTCGTGGTCTCGATACTCTCGGCGGCGTCGGCAGCGCCGGTGACGGCGCGGATGGCGTCGACGTTCTCGGGGACCACGTCCGACTCCTGGTGGATCGCCTGGAAGAGATAGAGATCCCGCCCCTCGGTCGAGATGGACTCCTCCCAGATGCAGTTCTCCCAGAGGTCGCCACGCGGTCGCCCGACGTCGTGGGCGTACTCTTTGAGCTTGCCGGCGCCGTCGATGTCGAGGCTCTCTGGCACGAGGAAGAGGCGGTCTTCGTCGGCGAACAGGTCACGAACGTCGGCGGCATCGGCGGCCGACTCTAGCGTGACGTTCAGGCTGTGGACGTGCATGAGCGTCGCCGGGACCTTCATCCCGAGCGTGTCGATGTCGACGTCGGGGAAGATGGTGTTGACGTCGGGGCCGTGATGCGAGGGGATCGTCACCGGATTCGGGAGGATGTCGTTGATCGGGCCGCGGGACGTCTGGCCGGGGTCACCGCCGCGGCGGACGAGCGTCGCACGGACCTTCTCGATTCCGTAGGCTTCCTGCAGTGGTGCGATCACGCGCGAGAGTCCCGTCGTGTTGCAGGAGACGACGCGAACGTGGTCGGCGTCGACGGCGTCTTCGAAGTTCGACCGGGCGTTGAAACTCACGTCGGCCACGTCGGCGTCTTCGCCACCCTGGTAGAGCGCCGGCGTGTCGTACTCGTCGTACATGGCCTTGTTCTCGGCACCGATCCCGCTTGGGGTGGCGTCGACGACGACGTCCGCGGCCTCGACGAGGTCGGTGACGGGGCCCGCGATCTCCATTCCCGCGTCCGCGAACTGGTCGGCCCGATCTTCGATCGCCGCGTACAGCGAGTAGCCCCGATCGAGTGCCGACTGGGCCTCGAAGTTGGGCCGCGTCTTCGCGACGCCAAGGACTTCCATGTCCGGCTGGGCCCGGACGGCGTCCGCGACCCGTTTGCCGATCGTTCCGTAGCCGTTTACCGCGACCTGTATCATATGCGCGAGTCTCCACTACCGAGGGGGTTAATCGTTTCGAGGTCTCCGCGCGGTGGTCAGCTTCGCTGCGCTGTTTTCTGCCGGGTGCGGTCGGTTCCGCGTGGGCAATCCGACGGACACTGGCTCCCGTCGCCACGAGTGAGAAGGTCTTTCCGCTGGCCACGCGCATGGCGTCGTATGGAAGACGATGCGTCTCTACTGGCCCCCGCACGCACCGCGGTCGAGCAGTGTCTGGCCCTCGATGCGTCGGAGTCGTGTGTGATCGTCACGGACGACAAACGCCAGCCGATCGGGCAGGCGCTCTACGAGGTCGCGAGCGACATCACCGACGATGCGGTCGTCGTTCGCTATCCCGTTGGGGAGACTCACGGGAGCGAACCGCCGTCCCCGGTGGCCACGGCGATGGCCGATGCGGACGTCGTACTCGCACCGACGACGAAGAGTTTGAGTCACACGCGTGCACGCGGGGACGCGAACGAGGCCGGTGCTCGCGTCGCGACGCTTCCGGGTATCACGCCGGACGTGTTCACGACCGGTCTCGACGCTGATTACGAGGAGATCGAAGCCCGCTGTGAGGACGTTCTCGCACAGGTCGAGGCGGCCGACGAGATTCGTGTGACGGGTGACGGCGGGACCGACATCACGTTCGACGTGGCCGATCGACGCTGGAACGCCGACACCGGCATCGTCCACGACGCCGGCGCGATGTCGAACCTCCCGGCGGGTGAGGTATTCGTCAGCCCCGAGTCGGCGACCGGCACCTACGTCGTCGACGGAACGATGATGCCTCACGGACTGCTCGACGACGACCAGACCCTCTCCTTCGAGGTCGAGGACGGCCTCGTCACCGACATCTCGGACGACGACATCCGGGAGACGGTCGAGACGGCCGCGGACGAGGTCGGCGACGCCGCCTACAACCTCGCGGAACTCGGCATCGGGACGAACGTGGCCGTCACCGATCTGGTCGGTTCCGTCCTCCTGGACGAGAAGGCGGCCGGGACGATCCATATCGCCATCGGCGACGACGCCGGGATCGGTGGCGACGTCGAGGCGCCGATCCATCTGGACGGCATCGTCCGCGACGTCGACGTGTTCGCCGACGGCACCGAGGTCACCCTCCCCGAACCGGCCGAATCCACGTAACGACACCGACGTCACGATTTAGCTGACGTGGGGTGTGATCACGACTGACGGTAGTTAGCCGTCGAACGTGCACCAAAACGCGCTCCAATCCCCTTTTACGCGCGTGGCCTGTAGCCGACTGCATGAGTGAAGTCGAGGATCGACAGGCCGTTCCGTGCCCGTCGTGTTCGCCGGCCGTCGAAACCGTCCACGAGGTGCTCTCGCCGGGCGGCGGGTCGCTGACGGTTCGCTGTGGCGATTGCGGTCACGTCCACAAGATCCAGCCGACGAGCGAGGCGGAGGTAACGCTCGACGTCGTCGTCTCGCAGGGCGGCGAGTCGACGGCGGCCAACGTGACGACGCCGGCGGACGAGACGATCGCCGTCGGCGACGAGTTTCTCCTAGAGACCGAGGCGATGCTCGCGACCGTTCGGGTGACGAGTGTCGAGCTAGACGGGCATCGACGACGGGAATCGGCGCCCGCCGAGAAAGTCGAGACCGTCTGGACGCGCGAGGTCGACAACGTCGCGGTCAACGTGACGATCCACCCTGGGGACGGCACACACGACGAGAGCCGTGCGACGACGATTCACGTCCCCGGCGATTACGAACTGACCGTCGGTGAGGTCGAGACGTTCGGCGAGGACGAGTTCGAGATCGACGCCGTCGTCGTTCGGGGCGACGCAGACGGCTACAATCGCGACCGATACGAACAGGAGGGCGATACGGTCTTCGCGAAGGATACGAAGCGCGTCTACGGCTGGGACGAGACGTCCACAGCCTGGTCGGCCTGGTGACTGTCGGTTCGCCCGGAATACACCGGTCGACCTGACAGGCGGCTACGTAACCACAGCGGTCTATTCTGCCGA containing:
- a CDS encoding type II glyceraldehyde-3-phosphate dehydrogenase → MIQVAVNGYGTIGKRVADAVRAQPDMEVLGVAKTRPNFEAQSALDRGYSLYAAIEDRADQFADAGMEIAGPVTDLVEAADVVVDATPSGIGAENKAMYDEYDTPALYQGGEDADVADVSFNARSNFEDAVDADHVRVVSCNTTGLSRVIAPLQEAYGIEKVRATLVRRGGDPGQTSRGPINDILPNPVTIPSHHGPDVNTIFPDVDIDTLGMKVPATLMHVHSLNVTLESAADAADVRDLFADEDRLFLVPESLDIDGAGKLKEYAHDVGRPRGDLWENCIWEESISTEGRDLYLFQAIHQESDVVPENVDAIRAVTGAADAAESIETTNDAMDIGR
- a CDS encoding Hsp20/alpha crystallin family protein → MRRDDRDEPFDDLFREIERMMNDMMKGANVEFESSAGTVDTGFGTDTHVDVHDTDTEIRVVADLPGVEKDNIELECDGKTLTISARSDHREYDERVSLPRRVNEHTASATYNNGVLEVVFEPAEQSSGISLE
- a CDS encoding HVO_0476 family zinc finger protein, producing MSEVEDRQAVPCPSCSPAVETVHEVLSPGGGSLTVRCGDCGHVHKIQPTSEAEVTLDVVVSQGGESTAANVTTPADETIAVGDEFLLETEAMLATVRVTSVELDGHRRRESAPAEKVETVWTREVDNVAVNVTIHPGDGTHDESRATTIHVPGDYELTVGEVETFGEDEFEIDAVVVRGDADGYNRDRYEQEGDTVFAKDTKRVYGWDETSTAWSAW
- a CDS encoding aminopeptidase, producing MEDDASLLAPARTAVEQCLALDASESCVIVTDDKRQPIGQALYEVASDITDDAVVVRYPVGETHGSEPPSPVATAMADADVVLAPTTKSLSHTRARGDANEAGARVATLPGITPDVFTTGLDADYEEIEARCEDVLAQVEAADEIRVTGDGGTDITFDVADRRWNADTGIVHDAGAMSNLPAGEVFVSPESATGTYVVDGTMMPHGLLDDDQTLSFEVEDGLVTDISDDDIRETVETAADEVGDAAYNLAELGIGTNVAVTDLVGSVLLDEKAAGTIHIAIGDDAGIGGDVEAPIHLDGIVRDVDVFADGTEVTLPEPAEST